One genomic segment of Clostridium saccharoperbutylacetonicum N1-4(HMT) includes these proteins:
- a CDS encoding prepilin-type N-terminal cleavage/methylation domain-containing protein, whose product MKSNSKKSKGFGLVEVIISMAIIAIISASIYTGYILAIKNTKSGQVKQAATLEGKKIIEEIKSSDVEMPSASSSNFSINGDISLTKQETDGVYLRFLNSSFEATNENSAKYIEKLTIVPTKASINNNEGNINYQYDEIKNPYEINISNELQNTSVISSINGEVIPELDSQKEILLSLYVEDGGKISIKDYKGSSVDLPVEIAKVDDGKLNVVINFSEYKKRGNVPLKGVNINVYNKITSGTLNVYVQKSKEVESNIRIFKGTMNLYDNRADNQQEANLGTLYNIKVELMEYTQYLEDQKNKTHDDRNNLFTTDYNQNFDK is encoded by the coding sequence ATGAAAAGTAATTCTAAAAAAAGTAAAGGCTTTGGACTAGTTGAAGTAATAATAAGTATGGCAATAATCGCTATAATTTCTGCAAGTATTTATACAGGTTATATTTTAGCTATAAAAAATACTAAGAGTGGACAAGTAAAGCAGGCTGCAACTTTGGAAGGCAAGAAAATTATTGAAGAAATAAAGTCTTCAGATGTAGAAATGCCTAGTGCTAGTAGTTCCAATTTCAGTATAAATGGGGATATAAGTTTGACTAAGCAGGAAACAGATGGAGTTTATTTAAGATTCTTAAATAGTAGCTTTGAAGCTACTAATGAAAATTCAGCAAAATATATTGAAAAACTTACTATAGTTCCAACTAAAGCATCAATTAATAATAATGAAGGAAATATAAATTATCAATATGATGAAATTAAGAATCCTTATGAAATTAACATAAGTAATGAACTTCAAAATACTTCAGTGATAAGTTCTATTAATGGAGAAGTAATCCCTGAATTAGATAGCCAAAAGGAAATATTATTGTCTTTGTATGTTGAAGATGGAGGAAAGATAAGCATTAAGGATTATAAAGGTAGTTCTGTAGATTTACCGGTAGAAATAGCAAAGGTTGATGACGGAAAGCTTAATGTTGTAATTAACTTTAGTGAATATAAGAAAAGAGGCAATGTACCTTTAAAGGGAGTAAATATTAATGTTTATAATAAAATAACCAGTGGAACCTTAAATGTCTATGTACAAAAATCAAAAGAAGTAGAAAGTAATATAAGAATTTTTAAGGGAACAATGAATTTATATGATAATAGGGCTGATAATCAGCAGGAAGCAAATCTTGGAACTTTATATAATATTAAAGTTGAGCTGATGGAATATACACAGTACCTAGAAGATCAGAAAAATAAGACTCATGATGATAGAAATAATTTGTTTACAACAGATTATAATCAAAATTTTGATAAATAG
- a CDS encoding GspE/PulE family protein produces MATEKRRLGNILVNAGKITSYQLQEALKAQKALGKKLGEILVDTKIITEEDIIEAIEQQTGIKKVDLNIINFDRKAITLIPENLCEKYILIPFGFDNNKIKVALADPLNIFAIDDVAISTGFEIESFIARTADIKKFIGIYYSSQQVNNAALQLEKESIKLNRNSKTRAVEDINEVNSAPAVKMIDYMFKNSVELKASDIHIEPFEYEIRIRYRIDGKLKTVNTLGIESLGPLVTRIKILAGLNIAEKRLPQDGRIMTNVDGKDIDLRVSILPVVNGEKVVIRVLNTGASVLRKSQLGMSEENLKRLERIISNPHGIILVTGPTGSGKSTTLYSILKELNDSDVNIITVEDPVEFTMDGVNQVSVNEKAGLTFASGLRSILRQDPDIIMIGEIRDEETAEIATRAAITGHLVLSTLHTNDAPSSIIRLVDMGIKPYLVSTSVMGVMAQRLVRRTCNKCKEAYEASLYEKEILEQDADKHLMLYKAKGCGYCNETGYIGRIGVYEIMEMTREHREAINKGGNSDVIRDISVANGMKTLESECKDLVLSGVTTMEELSTIAMIKKA; encoded by the coding sequence ATGGCTACAGAGAAAAGAAGATTAGGGAATATACTGGTGAACGCAGGAAAAATTACCAGTTATCAATTACAAGAAGCATTAAAGGCACAAAAGGCTCTGGGTAAAAAGCTTGGAGAAATATTGGTAGATACTAAAATAATCACTGAAGAAGATATAATTGAAGCTATTGAACAACAGACAGGAATTAAAAAGGTTGATTTAAATATAATTAATTTTGATAGAAAAGCAATAACATTAATTCCTGAGAATTTATGTGAAAAATATATATTAATTCCTTTTGGCTTTGATAATAATAAAATAAAAGTTGCGCTTGCAGATCCTTTAAATATATTTGCAATAGATGATGTAGCTATATCTACAGGTTTTGAGATAGAGTCCTTTATAGCAAGGACAGCTGATATTAAAAAATTTATAGGGATATATTATAGTAGTCAGCAGGTTAATAATGCGGCCCTTCAGCTTGAAAAAGAAAGTATAAAATTAAATAGAAATTCTAAAACAAGAGCTGTAGAAGATATAAATGAAGTAAATAGTGCTCCAGCTGTTAAAATGATAGATTATATGTTCAAAAACTCAGTTGAACTTAAGGCATCAGACATACATATAGAGCCTTTTGAATATGAAATAAGAATCAGATATAGAATAGATGGAAAACTTAAAACTGTTAATACTCTTGGAATAGAAAGCTTAGGCCCATTAGTTACAAGAATTAAAATTTTAGCAGGCTTAAATATAGCTGAAAAGAGACTACCTCAAGATGGAAGAATTATGACTAATGTTGATGGTAAAGATATCGATCTTAGAGTTTCAATTTTACCTGTTGTTAATGGAGAAAAAGTAGTTATAAGAGTATTAAATACAGGAGCTTCTGTATTAAGAAAAAGTCAATTGGGTATGAGTGAAGAAAATTTAAAGCGCTTAGAGCGAATAATCTCAAATCCTCATGGAATAATTTTAGTTACTGGACCTACAGGAAGTGGAAAATCTACAACCTTGTATTCAATACTTAAAGAATTAAATGATAGTGATGTAAATATTATTACAGTAGAAGACCCTGTTGAATTCACTATGGATGGAGTAAATCAAGTAAGTGTAAATGAAAAAGCTGGGCTTACTTTTGCAAGTGGACTTAGAAGCATATTAAGACAAGATCCAGATATAATCATGATAGGAGAAATAAGAGATGAAGAAACAGCAGAAATTGCTACTAGAGCTGCTATAACAGGGCATCTAGTTTTAAGTACTCTTCATACAAATGATGCACCTTCATCTATAATTCGACTTGTAGATATGGGAATTAAACCATATTTAGTGTCAACTTCCGTTATGGGAGTAATGGCACAAAGGCTGGTTAGAAGAACCTGCAATAAATGCAAAGAAGCCTATGAAGCAAGTTTATATGAAAAGGAAATATTAGAACAAGATGCAGACAAGCATCTTATGCTTTATAAAGCAAAGGGCTGTGGATATTGCAATGAAACAGGATATATAGGTAGAATTGGTGTTTATGAGATTATGGAAATGACAAGAGAACATAGAGAAGCAATAAATAAAGGTGGAAATTCAGATGTTATTAGAGATATATCAGTAGCAAATGGAATGAAAACCTTAGAAAGTGAATGTAAAGACTTAGTATTAAGTGGAGTCACTACAATGGAAGAACTTTCAACTATTGCTATGATAAAAAAAGCATAA
- a CDS encoding matrixin family metalloprotease has protein sequence MKKNVLKGIMGACIITGLIIVQVSPTFADVKDYVTENNHVLIGGVTGRHYYITKATESKYVAPINNAINDWKSATGNLVSFTRTYDTYEVEAQATIRAKSYPNYPYNDANGYTEFYNKKIDIDKVQPNYCDWQYTEVHLNTYRIQNYSSDLIKGVVAHEMGHTFGLDDNNSNPGTIMCQTGSGRNVTQPQSGDVAGINYLYK, from the coding sequence ATGAAAAAAAATGTATTGAAAGGAATTATGGGAGCCTGCATAATTACAGGATTGATAATAGTACAGGTTTCTCCTACATTTGCTGATGTAAAAGATTATGTAACAGAGAATAATCATGTGCTAATTGGAGGTGTAACTGGAAGACACTATTATATAACTAAAGCTACTGAATCAAAGTATGTTGCTCCAATTAATAATGCAATTAATGATTGGAAATCAGCAACTGGTAATCTTGTATCGTTTACTCGAACATATGATACATACGAGGTTGAAGCTCAAGCAACTATACGTGCTAAAAGTTATCCAAACTATCCATACAATGATGCTAATGGATACACTGAATTTTATAATAAAAAAATAGATATAGACAAAGTTCAACCTAATTACTGTGATTGGCAATACACTGAAGTACATCTTAATACTTATAGAATCCAAAATTATTCTTCTGATCTTATAAAAGGTGTAGTTGCTCATGAAATGGGACATACATTTGGATTAGATGATAATAATTCAAACCCAGGAACAATTATGTGTCAAACAGGATCTGGTCGTAATGTAACTCAGCCGCAATCTGGTGATGTTGCTGGAATAAATTATTTATATAAATAG
- a CDS encoding prepilin peptidase, translating to MDFVLVLVLGLVIGSFLNVCIYRIPLEQSIAFPPSHCTNCDHKLEPLELIPIISYIFLGGRCKYCKAKISVRYPVIEIVNGILYLLIYLKFGLTIITLKYCVLASLLIVIGMIDFDTQFVFTNTIIFGGVVGIGFVILQAIINKNGVIDLLLGGIIGGGIIGLIVYLTKGMGEGDIEIAGICGLFLGIKGILLGLFLAVILGGIVGIIILLLELKKAKDKMAFGPCIAIGSLISMLFGVEILTLYMNYLM from the coding sequence ATGGATTTTGTGTTGGTTTTGGTTTTAGGTTTGGTCATAGGTAGTTTTCTAAATGTCTGTATTTATAGAATACCGTTGGAACAATCTATTGCTTTTCCACCATCTCATTGTACAAATTGTGACCATAAACTGGAACCGCTTGAGCTTATTCCAATAATAAGTTATATATTTCTTGGCGGAAGATGTAAGTATTGCAAAGCTAAAATTTCTGTAAGATATCCAGTTATTGAAATTGTTAATGGAATTTTATATTTATTAATATATTTAAAATTTGGATTAACAATTATTACTTTAAAATATTGTGTTTTAGCATCTCTTTTAATTGTAATTGGGATGATAGACTTTGATACACAATTTGTGTTTACAAATACGATTATTTTTGGTGGAGTTGTTGGAATTGGATTTGTAATATTACAGGCTATTATAAATAAAAATGGAGTTATAGATTTGCTTTTAGGTGGAATTATCGGTGGAGGAATAATAGGCTTAATAGTATATTTGACAAAAGGAATGGGTGAAGGTGATATTGAAATTGCAGGCATCTGTGGATTATTTTTGGGGATTAAAGGAATTTTGCTTGGATTGTTTTTAGCAGTTATTCTTGGAGGAATAGTCGGAATAATAATTTTGCTACTAGAACTTAAAAAAGCAAAAGATAAAATGGCCTTTGGACCATGTATAGCAATTGGAAGTTTGATTTCTATGTTATTTGGAGTAGAAATATTAACATTATATATGAACTATTTAATGTAA
- a CDS encoding prepilin-type N-terminal cleavage/methylation domain-containing protein, producing MNQLSIRKNNLQTKKKKKGFTLIELIIVIAIIGVLAAIALPRFGQIRENSNVSADIATAKTIQTAVATGVANGTIPVNSTLNAAVAAGNDLTDVLSGGVVPRPKADGHTADTFQAIVDGNGEVVVNVVNGATTLQVLPQVAHVAGNPYSAAN from the coding sequence ATGAACCAATTATCTATAAGAAAAAACAATCTACAAACAAAGAAAAAAAAGAAAGGATTTACATTAATTGAATTAATTATTGTTATTGCAATTATTGGAGTGTTAGCAGCAATAGCATTGCCTAGATTTGGTCAAATAAGAGAAAATTCAAATGTAAGTGCTGATATAGCAACAGCTAAAACCATTCAAACAGCTGTAGCTACAGGGGTAGCTAATGGAACTATTCCGGTTAATAGTACATTAAACGCAGCAGTAGCTGCTGGAAATGATCTTACAGATGTACTTTCAGGAGGAGTTGTGCCAAGACCAAAAGCTGATGGGCATACAGCAGACACATTTCAAGCTATTGTTGATGGAAATGGGGAAGTAGTAGTTAATGTAGTGAATGGAGCTACAACTTTACAAGTACTTCCGCAAGTAGCACATGTAGCTGGAAATCCATATAGTGCTGCAAACTAA
- a CDS encoding type IV pilus twitching motility protein PilT: MAKIDELLDTIDIKRASDIHITSGLTPMVRIDGNLVRANEEIISHDVVGEYIEDLMPEKFEEFLEKGEIDFKYNRKGICNFRVNAFKCRESYAICMRIIKEKIPKLSDISTAEALKEFTELKDGLVLVTGPTGSGKSTTLAAMINEINKNKEKHIITLEEPIEYIHETNRSVINQRDVGEDTKSYAAGLRAALRQDPDVILVGEMRDPETIEIALRAAQTGHLVFSTLHNMGAANSIYRIINSFEAGHQNEVKIQLSSLLRGVVSQVLLPNASGIGRSAAMEIMVCTSSIKNLIREGNFEQINSFIQMGSKFGMQTMEMDLRRLVNNNIISKEEYDTWIRNNKIN; encoded by the coding sequence ATGGCAAAGATAGATGAATTACTAGATACCATTGATATTAAACGTGCATCCGATATTCATATCACATCTGGATTAACTCCTATGGTAAGAATTGATGGCAATCTAGTGAGAGCAAATGAAGAAATTATTTCACATGATGTAGTTGGAGAATATATTGAAGATTTAATGCCAGAAAAATTTGAGGAGTTTCTCGAAAAAGGAGAAATTGATTTTAAATATAATAGGAAAGGAATTTGTAATTTCAGAGTAAATGCGTTTAAATGCAGAGAAAGTTATGCAATATGTATGAGAATTATTAAGGAAAAGATTCCTAAACTTAGTGATATATCAACAGCAGAAGCTTTGAAAGAATTCACGGAATTAAAGGATGGCTTAGTTTTAGTTACTGGACCAACTGGTTCAGGCAAAAGCACAACTTTAGCAGCAATGATAAATGAAATTAACAAGAATAAGGAAAAGCACATAATAACATTAGAAGAACCAATAGAATATATACATGAAACAAATAGGTCAGTGATAAATCAAAGAGACGTTGGAGAAGATACTAAAAGTTATGCGGCTGGTCTTAGGGCAGCACTTAGACAAGATCCAGATGTTATATTAGTTGGAGAAATGAGAGATCCTGAAACTATCGAAATAGCATTAAGAGCAGCACAAACAGGACATTTGGTTTTTTCAACGCTTCATAATATGGGAGCAGCAAATAGTATATATAGGATTATAAATTCCTTTGAAGCTGGTCATCAAAATGAAGTGAAAATTCAATTATCATCCTTGCTTAGAGGAGTTGTTTCACAAGTTTTATTGCCAAATGCATCTGGAATTGGAAGGTCGGCAGCAATGGAAATAATGGTATGTACCTCAAGCATAAAAAACTTAATAAGAGAAGGAAATTTTGAACAAATCAATAGTTTTATTCAAATGGGGTCAAAGTTTGGAATGCAAACAATGGAAATGGATTTAAGAAGATTAGTTAACAATAATATAATTTCAAAAGAAGAATATGATACCTGGATTAGAAATAATAAAATTAATTAA
- a CDS encoding bacteriohemerythrin has protein sequence MYMVTNEKGGERKKDIELKRIEENIKQHKDMKVKTTILDENENDNNSGEIVIFFDNTNWDKSLSTGIDNLDKQHKEIFKYANKLFYDMEQEEEKKEIIKSLDLLEESLLKHFIEEESIQKQNQYHNYGLVHKEHEEFKNQINDLRRVIEKDELSTTFVVEIQQEMLTSYRRHVINLDKDFGEFLMRKIRK, from the coding sequence ATGTATATGGTTACAAACGAAAAAGGTGGGGAAAGAAAAAAAGATATTGAATTAAAAAGAATAGAAGAAAATATAAAGCAACATAAGGATATGAAAGTGAAGACTACGATATTAGATGAGAATGAAAATGATAATAATAGTGGAGAAATTGTGATTTTCTTTGATAATACAAATTGGGACAAGTCTTTATCAACAGGAATTGATAATCTTGATAAGCAACATAAGGAAATATTTAAATATGCTAATAAGCTATTTTATGATATGGAGCAGGAAGAGGAAAAAAAAGAAATAATTAAATCTTTAGATTTGTTAGAAGAAAGTTTGCTTAAACACTTTATTGAAGAGGAATCTATTCAAAAGCAAAATCAATATCATAATTATGGATTAGTACATAAAGAGCATGAAGAATTTAAAAATCAAATAAATGATTTGAGAAGAGTTATAGAAAAAGATGAGCTATCAACTACATTTGTAGTAGAAATTCAGCAAGAAATGCTTACATCTTATAGAAGACACGTTATAAATTTAGATAAAGATTTTGGGGAGTTCTTAATGAGAAAAATCAGGAAATAA
- the pilM gene encoding type IV pilus assembly protein PilM, producing MENKNKELNPKKNKRKIDIKAIMNMDLGIVKQKLLKNLKNTKQTNLSLKKRKVIAFDMGSSTIKIVEGLYYKNSLTIDKYIKIPTPKDAIVDGEIKKEVELHKKLSQVLKENGIKTKDAICTTNSSLIINREIMIPKVEEEEMETVVRYEIQQYLPINLEDYILQGTILEELEVDGVKKLNVRVIAYPEKVARGYYNLLLKLELKPYALDVNYNAVNKFINLIGITKEYENNTNEAVAFIDLGASTIDVNIYKNNQLDFTRIIKDCGNEIDEMLRESNGLKSNEVEKFKNSNIDLSEEFEPINIKTRAIVDEWIEKIEKIIQFYKNRNKGNEINNIIIFGGSSKIKGMEKYMTDRLGIMTEIKGLSKIAFKSNDDGKPIDDYINAIGSVIRHE from the coding sequence ATGGAGAATAAAAATAAGGAATTAAATCCTAAGAAGAACAAAAGGAAAATTGATATAAAAGCCATAATGAATATGGATTTGGGTATAGTAAAGCAAAAACTACTTAAAAATTTAAAAAACACAAAACAAACAAATCTTTCCTTGAAAAAGAGAAAAGTCATTGCTTTTGATATGGGGAGTTCAACAATTAAAATAGTTGAAGGTTTATATTATAAAAATAGTTTAACTATTGATAAATATATTAAAATTCCTACACCTAAAGATGCAATTGTAGATGGAGAAATCAAAAAAGAAGTAGAATTACATAAAAAATTAAGTCAAGTATTAAAAGAAAATGGAATCAAAACTAAGGATGCTATTTGTACAACTAATTCATCTTTAATAATAAATAGAGAAATAATGATTCCAAAGGTTGAAGAAGAAGAAATGGAAACTGTAGTTAGATATGAGATTCAACAATATCTACCTATAAATTTAGAAGATTATATATTGCAGGGAACAATTTTAGAAGAATTAGAGGTAGATGGTGTTAAAAAGCTTAATGTTCGTGTTATTGCTTACCCTGAAAAGGTGGCAAGAGGATATTATAATCTGTTGTTAAAATTAGAGTTAAAGCCTTATGCCTTAGATGTAAATTATAATGCTGTAAATAAATTTATTAATTTAATAGGTATAACTAAAGAATATGAAAATAATACAAACGAAGCAGTTGCTTTTATTGATTTGGGAGCAAGTACAATCGATGTTAATATATATAAAAATAATCAATTGGATTTTACTAGAATAATCAAAGATTGTGGTAATGAAATTGATGAAATGTTAAGAGAATCAAATGGTCTTAAAAGTAATGAAGTAGAAAAATTTAAAAATAGCAATATAGATTTAAGTGAAGAATTTGAACCAATAAATATTAAAACAAGAGCAATAGTAGATGAATGGATTGAAAAAATAGAAAAAATTATTCAATTCTATAAAAATAGAAATAAAGGCAATGAAATAAATAACATAATTATTTTTGGCGGTAGTTCAAAAATAAAAGGTATGGAAAAATATATGACAGATAGGCTTGGAATAATGACAGAGATAAAAGGACTTTCTAAGATAGCCTTTAAGTCAAATGATGATGGAAAACCTATTGATGACTATATAAATGCTATAGGGTCAGTCATAAGGCATGAATAG
- a CDS encoding bacteriohemerythrin, which translates to MKLIWEKSLEIGYPDIDNQHKELLERINYFFESVNSGATKEEVIRILDFLEKYTNDHCKLEEEIQRKYNYGKYNQQCIQHQVFRNHLQDIRYIYESYGVTGAVINYMQQKILDFWNYHIQKLDKDFGRFLKEKCKVTI; encoded by the coding sequence ATGAAGTTAATTTGGGAAAAATCTTTAGAAATTGGCTATCCGGATATTGATAATCAGCATAAGGAACTTCTTGAAAGAATTAATTATTTTTTCGAATCAGTGAATAGTGGGGCGACAAAGGAAGAAGTGATTAGAATACTAGATTTTCTTGAAAAATACACAAATGATCATTGTAAATTAGAAGAAGAAATTCAGAGAAAGTATAATTATGGGAAGTATAATCAGCAATGTATACAACATCAAGTGTTTAGAAATCATTTACAAGACATAAGATATATATATGAGTCGTATGGTGTCACAGGGGCAGTGATTAATTATATGCAACAAAAAATACTAGATTTTTGGAATTATCATATACAGAAATTAGATAAAGATTTTGGAAGGTTTTTAAAAGAAAAATGTAAAGTTACAATTTAG
- a CDS encoding PilN domain-containing protein, which yields MKDVNFFKPYLGKQKEKINSQIYIYGAAAIVGIIILISLVSNTVRIYLLDRGITDYTNKLAASEIQTQLKEAQDVNKQIEILKKYDTSLTDVAVSVKNRDNVSEKLLKEISSTVPSQVSFKNLDIVDNTIAIKGTSTDRTAVAELKHNLSKLQVMKDVYVNSIDTNGAVEGSYSFDIKCVLKDVG from the coding sequence GTGAAAGATGTAAATTTTTTTAAACCATATTTAGGTAAGCAAAAAGAAAAAATTAATTCACAAATATATATATATGGAGCAGCTGCAATAGTTGGGATCATCATCTTAATTAGTTTGGTATCTAATACAGTGAGAATATATTTATTAGATAGAGGCATTACTGATTATACGAATAAATTGGCTGCTTCAGAAATTCAAACTCAATTAAAAGAAGCTCAAGATGTGAATAAGCAAATAGAGATATTGAAAAAATATGATACGTCTTTAACAGATGTAGCAGTTTCTGTTAAAAATAGAGATAATGTTTCAGAAAAATTATTAAAGGAAATCAGTTCAACAGTACCAAGTCAAGTTTCTTTTAAAAATTTAGACATAGTTGATAATACCATAGCAATAAAAGGCACCTCTACAGATAGGACAGCAGTTGCTGAATTAAAACATAATTTGAGTAAATTGCAAGTAATGAAAGATGTTTATGTAAACTCAATAGATACTAATGGGGCAGTAGAAGGAAGCTACTCCTTTGATATAAAATGCGTGTTAAAGGATGTTGGATAA
- a CDS encoding type II secretion system F family protein — protein sequence MGKFKYRVMNSEGEKIEGQYEANSKDEVIAFISSNGYYPLMVEEVVQSANIELKLSKKVKLKDLSVFCRQFYTMLNAGVPILTCLDILANQIENQKLREATKAVNEEVEKGGVLSEAMRKHKEVFPELLVSLVASGEASGSLEAIMLRMSTHYEKENKINNKVTSALIYPIVLGFVSIAAVAFILVYVMPTFIDIFKQSGTELPWTTKFIMGISEGIQNYWFIIIAVIFIISFFLNIFRKTDEGILFFSKLRLKLPILKKLNQMLIVSRFTRTLSTLIASGLPLVEALNIVSTVTGNKVAEKALLRIRDNVMRGESLYASMVESNMFPPMLYSMIKIGEETGSLDDILNKTADFYDDELEAIIQASVAMLEPLLIVIMGLLIGFMVASIMIPMFDSYNQI from the coding sequence ATGGGAAAGTTTAAATATAGAGTTATGAATTCAGAAGGAGAAAAAATAGAAGGACAATATGAAGCTAACTCTAAAGATGAGGTTATAGCCTTTATTTCTAGCAATGGATATTACCCTTTAATGGTGGAAGAAGTAGTACAAAGCGCTAATATTGAACTAAAGTTAAGTAAGAAAGTTAAACTAAAAGATTTATCAGTTTTTTGTAGACAGTTTTATACTATGTTAAATGCGGGAGTTCCAATTTTAACGTGTTTAGATATATTAGCAAATCAAATTGAAAATCAAAAATTAAGAGAAGCAACAAAAGCAGTTAATGAGGAAGTTGAAAAAGGTGGAGTGCTGTCGGAAGCCATGAGAAAGCATAAGGAAGTATTTCCAGAGCTTTTAGTTTCCTTAGTAGCTTCAGGGGAAGCAAGTGGTAGTTTGGAAGCCATAATGCTAAGAATGTCAACTCATTATGAAAAGGAAAATAAAATTAATAATAAAGTCACAAGCGCATTAATTTATCCAATAGTATTAGGTTTTGTTTCAATTGCAGCTGTTGCCTTTATTTTAGTTTATGTAATGCCTACCTTTATAGATATATTTAAACAAAGTGGAACGGAGCTGCCTTGGACTACTAAATTTATTATGGGGATTAGTGAAGGAATTCAAAATTATTGGTTTATTATAATAGCAGTAATATTTATAATTAGCTTTTTCTTAAATATATTTAGAAAAACTGATGAAGGAATTCTATTTTTTAGTAAGCTAAGATTAAAGCTGCCAATTCTTAAAAAGCTTAATCAAATGCTTATTGTATCAAGATTTACAAGAACTTTATCTACTTTGATAGCAAGTGGCCTACCTCTTGTAGAAGCTTTAAATATAGTTTCAACCGTTACAGGAAATAAAGTTGCAGAGAAGGCTCTATTAAGAATAAGAGATAATGTGATGAGAGGCGAAAGCTTATATGCTTCAATGGTTGAAAGTAATATGTTTCCTCCAATGCTTTATTCAATGATAAAAATAGGTGAAGAAACAGGTTCTTTAGATGATATTTTAAATAAGACAGCAGACTTTTATGATGATGAATTAGAAGCAATAATCCAAGCTTCGGTGGCTATGCTTGAACCATTATTAATAGTAATAATGGGACTCTTAATAGGCTTTATGGTGGCATCGATAATGATACCTATGTTTGATAGTTATAATCAAATTTAA